A window from Candidatus Arthromitus sp. SFB-rat-Yit encodes these proteins:
- the hpf gene encoding ribosome hibernation-promoting factor, HPF/YfiA family — MKIVTHGKNIEITHALEDIINKKLSKLDNYFSRELEAQVTLSVEKNDQVIEVGILFNGTYLRAQERNSDLYVAIDLVVDKLYKQIRRQKTKLVKKYSNKDARSLDILFDNIENDDLEDDVIVKVKKFPIKPMYRDEAILQMELIGHDFYVFINAETNDVNVLYRRRSGNYGLIEAEY; from the coding sequence ATGAAAATTGTTACTCATGGTAAGAATATAGAGATTACTCATGCATTAGAAGACATTATAAATAAAAAGTTATCTAAATTAGATAACTATTTTTCAAGAGAATTAGAAGCTCAAGTTACTTTGAGTGTTGAGAAGAATGATCAAGTAATAGAAGTTGGTATTTTATTTAATGGTACATATTTAAGAGCTCAGGAAAGAAATAGTGATTTGTATGTTGCTATAGATTTAGTTGTAGATAAATTATATAAGCAAATTCGTAGACAAAAGACTAAGCTTGTTAAAAAATATAGTAATAAGGATGCAAGAAGTTTAGATATATTATTTGACAATATAGAAAATGATGATTTAGAAGATGATGTTATTGTAAAGGTTAAGAAATTTCCAATTAAACCTATGTATAGAGATGAAGCTATACTTCAAATGGAACTTATTGGACATGATTTTTATGTTTTTATAAACGCAGAGACAAATGATGTTAATGTGTTATATAGAAGAAGGTCTGGTAATTATGGACTTATAGAAGCAGAATATTAA
- a CDS encoding ComF family protein — translation MGKWSEKILDLIYPSLNLCVSCYEKIGDNFICHECMRDIKFNEDLNKFEFKDFKAYNACYYFGTIKNIIYNFKIYKDFRSGEYLSSILNFYIKKLDIKIDYLTYVPRDKNKIKKEGFDQSYYLVKKLSESLNIPYVKLLYCNGKKCDQKKLDIYGRSVNIKDKFFINKGVDLNKFNGKKVLIIDDVATTYNTLNEVCRIIKKSVFETDLSVLTIAKTLI, via the coding sequence TTGGGAAAGTGGAGTGAAAAAATATTAGATTTAATTTATCCTAGCTTAAATTTATGTGTTAGTTGTTATGAAAAGATAGGTGATAATTTTATTTGTCATGAATGTATGCGGGATATTAAATTTAATGAAGATTTAAATAAATTTGAATTTAAAGATTTTAAGGCATATAATGCGTGTTATTATTTCGGGACTATAAAAAATATAATATATAATTTTAAAATATATAAAGATTTTAGATCTGGTGAGTATTTAAGTAGTATTTTAAATTTTTATATTAAAAAGTTAGATATCAAGATAGATTATTTAACGTATGTTCCTAGGGATAAAAATAAGATTAAAAAAGAGGGGTTTGATCAAAGTTATTATTTAGTTAAAAAACTTAGTGAAAGTTTGAATATTCCTTATGTAAAGCTTTTATATTGCAATGGTAAAAAGTGTGATCAAAAGAAATTGGATATATATGGAAGATCTGTTAATATAAAAGATAAGTTTTTTATAAATAAGGGTGTAGATTTAAACAAATTTAATGGTAAAAAAGTTCTGATTATAGATGATGTAGCAACAACTTACAATACTTTAAATGAGGTTTGTAGAATTATTAAAAAAAGTGTATTTGAAACGGATTTAAGTGTATTGACAATTGCGAAAACTTTAATTTAA
- the recD2 gene encoding SF1B family DNA helicase RecD2: MKKLIGTIKNIIYTSIKFSIFRLVDDDGKEIVCVYNDSDIDRNDYIEIIGNFEINNKYGERFKIFSLEKKILNSRNDIEGYLSSSLFVGIGRKTAKKIVEKFGDQTLDIINNYTERLKEVDGIGDKKFLEIKSALNKDRDDRKIILEIMDIGFSLSNANKIYSLFGYESLNIIREDPYTLIGKINGFGFKKVDLIGKKLNISDDNLNRIKSGIFYVLKDNLKSGNTFILYSDMIERSKELLCINEEKIIEVYNDILSSGVVVEKEFNYDNENLKCVFLTNIYMAEYEICSNLVRLYIGYKDRFNIDIYKEISEFQKKNNFEFSKDQVDALVGGIKNSVHIITGGPGTGKTTIIKFILNTLVNHKFNPIMVAPTGRAAKRMMETTGFEAKTIHRVLEISNSDNEDFEYVGKNENNKINCDAIIIDEASMIDVLIASKLFEALKIGTKIVIVGDVDQLPSIGPGNFLRDIINSGIFPVSYLNKIYRQKENSFIVLNAHKINSGEELILNQKESDFYIINDNNEDSICKKLIDLVSFRIPKFFQYKIDKLKDIQILSPIRGGVLGVKNLNTIIQENINPKYNNKDELIYGGKFYRVGDKVMQIKNNYELRGYNLYDEEQVTGVFNGDIGYIINVNEKELSVIYDDNKVFKYTKNLLGEIEHAYAITVHKSQGSEFPIIILPIFKFSSMLMNRNILYTAVTRAKKYVVLVGDINYLTYMIKNTSKINRSSSLKYLFNEVINLIDKNRW; the protein is encoded by the coding sequence ATGAAAAAGTTAATAGGTACCATTAAAAATATTATTTATACTTCTATTAAGTTTTCTATATTTAGGCTTGTAGATGATGATGGTAAAGAAATTGTATGTGTGTATAATGATAGCGATATAGATCGAAATGATTATATAGAGATTATTGGAAATTTTGAAATTAATAATAAATATGGCGAGAGATTTAAAATTTTTTCTCTTGAGAAGAAGATTTTAAATAGTAGAAATGATATAGAGGGTTATTTATCATCTTCTTTGTTTGTTGGTATAGGTCGTAAAACGGCTAAAAAAATAGTTGAAAAATTTGGTGATCAAACCTTAGATATAATAAATAATTACACTGAAAGATTAAAAGAAGTTGATGGAATTGGGGATAAGAAATTTTTAGAGATAAAGAGTGCTTTAAACAAGGATAGAGATGATAGGAAAATTATTTTAGAGATTATGGATATCGGGTTTTCTTTAAGTAACGCAAATAAAATTTATAGTTTATTTGGTTATGAATCTTTAAATATTATTCGAGAAGATCCATATACGCTTATAGGAAAGATAAATGGTTTTGGTTTTAAAAAAGTAGATTTAATAGGGAAGAAATTAAATATATCAGATGATAATTTAAACAGAATTAAGAGTGGTATATTTTATGTTCTCAAAGATAATTTAAAGTCTGGAAATACGTTCATATTATATAGTGATATGATTGAAAGAAGTAAGGAACTTTTATGTATTAATGAGGAGAAGATAATAGAGGTTTATAATGATATTTTATCAAGCGGTGTTGTTGTAGAGAAAGAATTTAACTATGATAATGAAAATTTAAAATGTGTTTTTCTTACAAATATATATATGGCAGAATATGAAATATGTTCAAATTTAGTTAGGTTGTATATAGGATATAAAGATAGGTTTAATATTGATATTTATAAAGAAATTTCTGAATTTCAGAAGAAAAATAATTTTGAATTTTCAAAGGATCAGGTTGATGCATTAGTCGGAGGTATAAAAAATAGTGTACATATAATAACGGGTGGTCCTGGAACAGGAAAAACAACTATAATAAAATTCATTTTAAATACACTTGTTAATCATAAATTTAATCCAATAATGGTTGCTCCAACTGGGAGAGCTGCAAAAAGAATGATGGAAACTACGGGATTTGAGGCTAAAACTATACATAGAGTGCTTGAAATTTCAAACAGTGATAATGAAGATTTTGAATATGTAGGTAAGAATGAAAATAATAAAATAAATTGTGATGCTATAATAATAGATGAAGCATCTATGATTGATGTTTTAATTGCAAGTAAATTATTTGAAGCATTAAAAATAGGAACAAAAATAGTAATAGTTGGGGATGTTGATCAGCTTCCATCAATTGGACCTGGAAATTTTTTAAGAGATATAATAAATAGCGGTATATTCCCAGTTTCATATTTAAATAAAATATATAGGCAAAAAGAAAATAGCTTTATAGTCTTAAATGCCCATAAGATCAACAGTGGAGAGGAACTCATATTAAACCAAAAAGAGAGTGATTTTTATATTATAAATGATAATAATGAAGATAGTATATGTAAAAAATTAATAGATTTAGTATCCTTTAGGATACCTAAATTTTTTCAATATAAAATTGATAAATTAAAGGATATACAGATTTTATCTCCAATAAGGGGAGGAGTTTTAGGAGTTAAAAATTTAAATACTATAATTCAAGAAAATATAAATCCTAAATATAATAATAAGGATGAACTAATTTATGGTGGTAAATTTTACAGAGTTGGGGATAAGGTTATGCAGATTAAAAATAATTATGAACTTAGAGGATATAATTTGTATGATGAAGAGCAAGTAACAGGAGTGTTTAATGGAGATATTGGGTATATTATAAATGTTAATGAAAAAGAATTGAGTGTTATATATGATGATAATAAGGTGTTTAAATATACAAAAAATTTATTAGGTGAAATTGAACATGCCTATGCAATTACCGTACATAAAAGTCAAGGAAGTGAATTTCCAATCATAATATTGCCTATATTTAAATTTTCGAGTATGCTGATGAATAGGAATATATTATATACAGCAGTTACTAGAGCTAAAAAGTATGTTGTTTTAGTTGGGGATATAAATTATTTAACATATATGATAAAAAATACTTCGAAAATTAACAGATCTTCATCCTTAAAATACTTATTTAATGAAGTGATTAATTTAATAGATAAAAATCGGTGGTGA
- the nagA gene encoding N-acetylglucosamine-6-phosphate deacetylase — MLIKNVKLIFTDSIVPGSVVIQNGKIYKIFLNHNPRYEGEILDGEGLYLSPGFIDIHIHGASNYDTMDASYEGILEISSTLLKHGVTSFLPTTMTCSKEDIRNALSNISQIIKDNSSPNNILGVHLEGPFINKNKIGAQNPEFILEPSINNFKEIVGDFEEIIKIVTLAPEVTGSLDLIKYLNDKKIVASVGHTNATYEETLSSIKNGISHATHLFNAMTQFTHRDPGAVGAILNSNITAECILDGIHLHYASLEMALKIKSSNKIILISDSMRACCMKDGNYTLGGQNVIVKNSSARLENGNLAGSVLTLDKAIYNVKNNLNIPLNDIIKLVTINPSKICKTHLRKGLIKEGYDADLVLFDEDINIKYVFVNGNKKEGII, encoded by the coding sequence TTGTTAATAAAAAACGTTAAATTAATATTCACTGATTCAATCGTTCCTGGAAGTGTAGTCATACAAAATGGTAAAATATATAAAATATTTTTAAATCATAACCCAAGATATGAAGGGGAAATTTTAGATGGAGAAGGATTATACCTATCTCCAGGATTTATAGACATTCATATTCATGGTGCAAGTAACTACGATACAATGGATGCTTCTTACGAAGGAATTTTAGAAATATCAAGCACATTATTAAAGCACGGTGTAACATCTTTTCTTCCAACTACTATGACATGCTCAAAAGAAGATATAAGAAATGCTCTATCAAACATATCTCAAATAATTAAAGATAATTCTTCACCCAATAACATACTAGGTGTGCATTTAGAAGGACCATTTATTAACAAAAATAAGATAGGTGCTCAAAATCCAGAATTCATATTAGAACCATCTATAAATAACTTCAAAGAAATAGTTGGAGATTTTGAAGAAATTATAAAAATAGTAACATTAGCACCTGAAGTTACGGGTTCACTAGATTTAATTAAATATTTAAATGATAAAAAAATAGTTGCCTCAGTTGGACATACTAATGCAACATATGAAGAAACTTTATCTAGTATTAAAAATGGTATATCTCACGCAACTCATCTATTTAATGCAATGACCCAATTTACACATAGAGATCCTGGAGCTGTGGGGGCAATTTTAAATTCAAACATTACAGCTGAATGTATTTTAGATGGAATCCATCTTCATTATGCTTCATTAGAAATGGCTCTAAAAATCAAATCAAGCAATAAAATAATATTAATATCAGATTCTATGAGAGCATGCTGCATGAAAGATGGAAACTACACATTAGGTGGACAAAATGTTATTGTCAAAAATTCAAGTGCACGCCTTGAAAATGGCAATCTTGCTGGATCAGTGCTAACACTTGACAAAGCCATATATAACGTTAAAAATAATTTAAATATTCCTCTTAATGATATAATAAAACTTGTTACCATAAACCCATCAAAAATATGTAAAACTCATTTAAGAAAAGGTCTTATAAAAGAAGGATACGATGCCGATTTAGTATTATTTGATGAAGATATAAATATAAAATATGTATTTGTTAATGGAAATAAAAAAGAAGGTATTATCTAA
- the metK gene encoding methionine adenosyltransferase, with amino-acid sequence MKKLFTSESVTEGHPDKMCDQISDGILDSILAKDPLARVACETAVTTGIVNVMGEITTNCYIDIQEIVRKIINDIGYNKAEYGFDSDTCAIANFIHGQSSDIAIGVDESFEKKNDVLDENKFIGAGDQGIMFGYACNETEEFMPLPIVLAHKLAKRLSEVRKKNVLDYLRPDGKTQVTVEYDGDKPSRVDTVLISTQHSEDVSQDKIKQDLIKNVIEYIIPNELLDKNTKYLINPTGRFVIGGPHGDSGLTGRKIIVDTYGGFSRHGGGAFSGKDPTKVDRTAAYGARWVAKNLVASGVCDKVEIQLAYAIGVASPVSTFIETFGSEKIDKSIIYYIIDKVFDLSPGGLIKVLGLRKPIYRQVAAYGHFGRNDLNVPWEELSKVKEIKDILQKEGISI; translated from the coding sequence ATGAAAAAATTATTTACTTCAGAATCTGTTACAGAAGGTCATCCAGACAAGATGTGTGATCAAATTTCAGATGGAATATTGGACTCTATATTAGCTAAGGATCCTTTGGCTAGGGTAGCATGTGAAACTGCTGTTACAACTGGAATTGTAAATGTTATGGGGGAAATTACAACTAATTGTTATATAGATATCCAAGAGATAGTTAGAAAAATAATAAATGATATTGGATACAATAAAGCAGAGTATGGATTTGATTCTGATACTTGTGCGATAGCTAATTTTATACATGGACAATCATCAGACATAGCGATTGGTGTTGATGAATCATTTGAAAAGAAAAACGATGTACTTGATGAAAATAAATTTATAGGTGCGGGAGATCAGGGCATAATGTTTGGATATGCATGTAATGAAACAGAAGAATTTATGCCACTTCCAATAGTGTTAGCACATAAATTGGCAAAGAGATTATCGGAAGTTAGAAAAAAGAATGTTTTAGATTATTTAAGACCTGATGGAAAAACTCAAGTTACGGTTGAGTATGATGGGGATAAGCCGTCTAGAGTAGATACTGTATTGATATCAACTCAGCATAGTGAAGATGTATCTCAAGATAAGATAAAACAGGATTTGATAAAAAATGTTATAGAGTATATTATTCCAAATGAATTATTAGATAAAAATACTAAATATTTAATAAATCCAACTGGACGTTTTGTTATAGGAGGACCTCATGGAGATAGTGGTCTTACTGGAAGGAAAATAATTGTCGATACATATGGTGGTTTTTCTAGGCATGGTGGAGGTGCTTTTTCTGGAAAAGATCCAACAAAAGTTGATAGAACTGCTGCATATGGTGCAAGATGGGTTGCTAAGAACCTTGTGGCATCAGGAGTGTGTGATAAGGTTGAGATTCAACTAGCATATGCAATAGGTGTGGCTAGTCCTGTATCTACATTTATTGAAACATTTGGAAGTGAAAAAATAGATAAGAGTATTATATATTATATTATAGATAAGGTTTTTGATTTGAGCCCAGGAGGGTTAATAAAAGTTCTTGGTTTGAGAAAACCAATATATAGACAGGTTGCTGCTTATGGACATTTTGGAAGAAATGATTTGAATGTTCCTTGGGAAGAATTAAGTAAGGTTAAAGAGATAAAAGATATATTACAAAAAGAAGGTATTAGTATTTAG
- the spoIIID gene encoding sporulation transcriptional regulator SpoIIID yields MKDYIEERVLGVAKYIIDSKSTIRKTARAFGVSKSTIHKDMTERLPKINPLIAKEAKYILDLNKAERHIRGGNATKMKYSSGEN; encoded by the coding sequence ATGAAAGATTATATAGAAGAAAGGGTTTTAGGTGTTGCGAAATATATAATAGATTCTAAATCTACTATAAGAAAGACAGCTAGGGCCTTTGGAGTTAGCAAAAGTACTATACATAAAGATATGACTGAACGATTACCTAAGATTAATCCTTTAATAGCTAAAGAAGCTAAGTATATATTAGATTTAAATAAGGCTGAAAGACATATACGTGGAGGAAATGCTACTAAAATGAAATATAGTAGCGGAGAAAATTAA
- a CDS encoding M23 family metallopeptidase, whose amino-acid sequence MNNLKRTKIFGKKEKINLFVFIGIAIALGLVIYFSNSSFETKYTEGNKNQIADNSKFNEELNVNDSNMDNALQVNNIPGDTNVKNKDIQNDSNNQEVKNVEDKNYVSDKSNSLDKSSKSDITKTSNEDKKDLVNKDVADVNLNENNTQVSATTITFSLPVEGTLIREYSIDTVYSKTLNTWRTRDGVDLKTDKGASVMSVLDGVVEKIDNDLTERGQYIVIKHDNGFKSVYTNLDEGIKVVNGQNVRKGEVIATVGNSSGNYSNEDYGSHLNFVMYLNNEEVNPADYINFK is encoded by the coding sequence ATGAATAATTTAAAAAGGACAAAAATATTTGGCAAGAAGGAAAAGATTAATTTATTTGTTTTTATTGGTATAGCAATAGCTTTAGGATTAGTAATTTATTTTAGTAATTCATCATTTGAAACTAAATATACAGAAGGTAATAAAAATCAGATAGCAGATAATAGTAAATTTAATGAAGAATTAAATGTTAATGATAGCAATATGGATAATGCACTTCAAGTTAATAATATACCAGGCGATACTAATGTTAAAAATAAAGATATCCAAAATGATTCAAATAATCAAGAAGTAAAAAATGTTGAAGATAAGAATTATGTTTCTGATAAAAGCAATAGTTTAGATAAATCATCAAAGAGCGATATTACGAAAACTTCAAATGAGGACAAAAAAGATTTGGTTAATAAAGATGTTGCGGATGTTAATTTAAATGAAAATAATACTCAAGTTTCGGCAACTACAATAACATTTTCTTTACCTGTTGAAGGGACACTTATAAGAGAATATTCAATAGATACAGTGTATTCAAAAACTTTAAACACATGGAGAACTAGGGATGGTGTGGATTTAAAGACTGATAAGGGTGCATCTGTTATGTCTGTATTAGATGGTGTTGTTGAAAAAATAGATAATGATTTAACTGAAAGAGGACAGTATATAGTAATTAAACATGATAATGGATTTAAAAGTGTGTATACAAATTTAGATGAGGGGATTAAGGTTGTTAATGGGCAAAATGTTAGAAAAGGTGAAGTTATAGCAACAGTTGGTAATTCATCGGGGAATTATTCAAACGAAGATTATGGATCACACTTAAATTTTGTGATGTATTTAAACAATGAGGAAGTAAATCCAGCGGATTATATAAATTTTAAGTAG
- the spoIID gene encoding stage II sporulation protein D: protein MIRYILRKFLLLLIIFTSIFFLLPLAVIGISNNQIHYNSEDKDIIITLYRHATDSVEEIELEKYLEGVLSAEMPAKFDIEALKAQAVASRTYVISKLISGNKIHDIAHVCDTIHSQAYIDESMYDQKFGSKKDEYIKKIRDAIDETSGEVLYYDGEIAKNALYFAISSGQTENSSEVFSFDEPYLKSVDSLFDQDAPNVTKEYVFSEEEFVNRINNEYSNANVKKYDDVEILEYTESGSIYRIKLGNEIIRGLDFRYLFELNSSNIEMKKNGDKIFMNVRGYGHGVGLSQWGAGKMAELGYKYDEILKHYYSDIEIKKASF, encoded by the coding sequence TTGATTAGATATATTTTAAGGAAATTTTTATTATTGTTAATTATTTTTACGAGTATATTTTTTTTATTACCTTTAGCAGTGATTGGAATTAGTAATAATCAAATTCACTATAATAGTGAAGATAAAGATATTATTATAACATTGTATAGACATGCGACAGATAGCGTAGAAGAAATAGAATTGGAAAAATATTTAGAGGGTGTTTTATCTGCTGAAATGCCTGCAAAGTTTGATATAGAAGCATTGAAAGCCCAAGCTGTTGCATCTAGGACATATGTAATAAGTAAATTGATTAGTGGAAATAAAATACATGATATTGCTCATGTTTGTGATACAATTCATTCTCAGGCTTACATAGACGAAAGTATGTACGATCAAAAATTTGGTAGTAAGAAGGATGAGTATATTAAAAAAATAAGAGATGCTATAGATGAAACAAGTGGAGAAGTTTTGTATTATGATGGTGAAATAGCTAAAAACGCTTTATATTTCGCGATTTCGAGTGGGCAAACTGAAAATTCATCTGAAGTGTTTTCGTTTGATGAACCATATTTAAAATCTGTTGATAGTTTGTTTGATCAAGATGCACCAAATGTTACTAAGGAGTATGTGTTTAGTGAAGAAGAGTTTGTAAATAGAATAAATAATGAGTATTCTAATGCAAATGTTAAAAAATATGATGATGTTGAAATTTTGGAATATACAGAATCTGGATCGATATATAGAATAAAACTTGGTAATGAGATTATAAGAGGATTGGATTTCAGGTATTTATTTGAATTGAATTCAAGTAATATAGAGATGAAAAAGAATGGTGATAAAATATTTATGAATGTTAGAGGTTATGGACATGGTGTTGGTTTATCTCAGTGGGGAGCGGGTAAAATGGCTGAACTTGGATATAAGTATGATGAAATATTGAAACATTATTATAGTGATATTGAAATTAAAAAGGCTTCATTTTGA
- the murA gene encoding UDP-N-acetylglucosamine 1-carboxyvinyltransferase: MQRFRIRGGRTLNGEIEISSAKNSVLPIIAATILCDDECIIENVPMLDDVFVICDVLKSLKVNVSIDVGNRIFRINSKDMLPLDLSENLIRKMRASFLVLGPLVSRFGKACIYMPGGCNIGLRPIDLHLKGLAALGADISIVNGCVEIIAKRLVGSNIYLDFPSVGATENLIMAATLAEGKTIIENAAKEPEIVDLAVFINGMGGDIQGAGTSKIVINGVKKLRGVSHIPIYDRIEAGTYIVLAAITKSKFSIKGINEEYLNPILSKFYEMGLDMDVNGNEIFVNGDSDLKPINVKTLPHPGFPTDMQPQLMALLSITNGASTIIETIFENRFMHVMEMCRMGANISIHDRVAIIEGVSKLTPSTVKATDLRAGAALILSALSCEGESEITDIYHIDRGYSSIECKLRKLNADIERI; this comes from the coding sequence ATGCAAAGATTTAGGATTAGGGGTGGAAGGACTCTTAACGGTGAGATTGAGATCAGTTCGGCTAAAAATTCCGTGTTACCTATAATAGCAGCTACAATATTATGTGATGATGAATGTATAATTGAGAATGTACCTATGCTTGATGATGTTTTTGTCATATGTGATGTACTGAAAAGTTTAAAAGTTAATGTTAGCATAGATGTGGGAAATAGAATTTTTAGAATAAATAGTAAGGATATGCTTCCGCTTGATTTGTCTGAGAATTTAATAAGAAAGATGAGAGCTTCATTTTTGGTACTTGGACCTTTAGTATCTAGATTTGGCAAAGCATGTATATATATGCCAGGAGGATGTAATATAGGACTTAGACCTATAGATTTACATTTAAAAGGATTGGCGGCTTTGGGAGCAGATATTTCAATTGTAAATGGTTGTGTTGAGATCATAGCTAAAAGATTGGTTGGTTCTAATATATATTTGGATTTTCCATCTGTTGGAGCTACTGAAAATTTAATTATGGCTGCTACATTAGCAGAGGGGAAAACTATAATAGAGAATGCAGCAAAAGAACCTGAAATAGTAGATTTAGCAGTATTTATAAACGGTATGGGTGGAGATATACAAGGTGCAGGTACATCTAAAATAGTCATAAATGGTGTAAAAAAGTTAAGGGGAGTTAGCCATATTCCTATTTATGATAGGATAGAAGCTGGAACTTATATAGTGCTTGCAGCTATTACTAAAAGTAAATTTAGTATAAAAGGAATAAATGAAGAATATTTGAACCCTATTTTATCAAAATTTTATGAAATGGGGTTAGATATGGATGTTAATGGAAATGAAATTTTTGTAAATGGAGATAGTGATTTAAAGCCTATTAATGTAAAAACTTTACCACATCCTGGATTTCCAACTGATATGCAGCCTCAATTAATGGCATTGTTATCTATAACAAATGGGGCTAGTACTATTATTGAAACTATTTTTGAAAATAGATTTATGCATGTTATGGAGATGTGTAGAATGGGAGCGAATATTTCCATACATGATCGAGTTGCTATAATAGAGGGAGTGAGTAAACTTACGCCATCAACTGTAAAGGCTACAGATTTAAGGGCAGGTGCGGCTCTTATACTTTCAGCATTATCTTGTGAAGGTGAGAGTGAGATTACAGATATATATCATATTGATAGAGGATATTCTTCAATAGAGTGCAAACTTAGGAAATTAAATGCAGATATAGAGAGAATATAA
- the wecB gene encoding non-hydrolyzing UDP-N-acetylglucosamine 2-epimerase — MGIKVISVFGTRPEAIKMVPLIKELDKNKNFESIVCVTAQHREMLDNVLSKFDIVPKYDLNLMKEKQTLTTLTTSMMTNLEKIYLEEKPKVVLVHGDTTTTFCSSLSAFYQKIDIGHVEAGLRSNDLYFPFPEEANRKLTGVLAKYHFAPTSLSKNNLLKEGINEENIYVVGNTVIDTMNYTISDDYSFNNDVLKKIDFSHKVIVVTAHRRESWGKPITNICNVIKKISNEYKNIKFIFLTHLNPIVRDTVKSILNGISNVYMLDPIDIYDSHNLLSRCFFVMTDSGGIQEEAPYLGKKVLVLRNETEREEMIEEGMIELVGTNEDRIYRCAKELIENGVGNKGASNVYGDGNTSKKIINILEKNYLGNN, encoded by the coding sequence ATGGGTATAAAAGTTATCAGTGTTTTTGGAACAAGGCCAGAAGCGATTAAAATGGTTCCTCTTATAAAGGAACTAGATAAAAATAAGAATTTTGAGAGTATAGTGTGTGTGACTGCTCAACATAGAGAGATGTTAGACAATGTTTTAAGTAAGTTTGATATAGTACCAAAATATGATTTGAATCTTATGAAGGAAAAGCAAACATTAACTACTCTAACAACATCTATGATGACAAATCTTGAAAAAATATATTTGGAAGAAAAACCTAAAGTTGTGCTTGTACATGGCGATACAACCACAACTTTTTGTTCTAGTTTAAGTGCTTTTTATCAAAAAATTGATATAGGTCATGTTGAGGCGGGATTAAGAAGTAATGATTTATATTTTCCATTTCCAGAAGAGGCAAATAGGAAATTGACTGGAGTATTAGCAAAGTATCATTTTGCACCTACAAGTCTTTCCAAAAATAATTTGTTAAAAGAAGGAATAAATGAGGAAAATATATATGTTGTGGGTAATACGGTTATAGATACTATGAATTACACAATAAGTGATGATTATAGTTTTAATAATGATGTATTAAAAAAAATTGATTTTTCTCATAAAGTAATTGTTGTTACGGCACATAGGAGAGAGAGCTGGGGTAAGCCTATAACAAATATTTGCAATGTTATAAAGAAAATATCAAATGAATATAAAAATATAAAATTTATATTCTTAACGCATTTAAATCCTATAGTTAGAGATACGGTAAAGTCTATTTTAAATGGGATATCAAATGTTTATATGTTAGATCCAATAGATATATATGATTCTCATAATTTATTATCGAGATGCTTTTTTGTTATGACTGATTCAGGAGGTATACAGGAAGAAGCTCCCTATTTAGGAAAGAAAGTTTTGGTTTTAAGAAATGAAACAGAGAGAGAGGAAATGATAGAAGAAGGAATGATAGAATTAGTTGGAACGAATGAAGATAGGATATATAGGTGTGCGAAAGAATTAATAGAAAATGGAGTTGGGAATAAAGGGGCAAGCAATGTTTATGGAGATGGAAACACATCAAAGAAAATAATTAATATATTAGAAAAAAACTATTTAGGTAATAATTAG